The following proteins are encoded in a genomic region of Pseudomonas saponiphila:
- the suhB gene encoding inositol-phosphate phosphatase, whose amino-acid sequence MQPMLNIALRAARSASELIFRSIERLDTIKVDEKDAKDYVSEVDRAAEQKIIDALRKAYPTHAILGEETGLHAGSGEGEDYLWIIDPLDGTTNFLRGIPHFAVSIACKYRGRLEHAVVLDPVRQEEFTASRGRGAQLNGRRLRVSGRTSLDGALLGTGFPFRDDQMDNLDNYLGMFRALVGQTAGIRRAGAASLDLAYVAAGRFDAFWESGLSEWDMAAGALLIQEAGGLVSDFTGGHDFLEKGHVVAGNTKCFKAVLTAIQPHLPASLKR is encoded by the coding sequence ATGCAGCCAATGCTGAATATCGCGCTGCGCGCCGCCCGCAGCGCCAGTGAATTGATTTTCCGCTCCATCGAGCGCCTGGATACCATCAAGGTCGACGAAAAAGACGCCAAAGACTACGTATCCGAAGTTGATCGTGCCGCCGAGCAGAAGATCATCGACGCATTGCGCAAGGCCTACCCGACCCACGCCATCCTCGGCGAAGAAACCGGCCTGCACGCCGGTAGCGGCGAAGGCGAAGACTACCTGTGGATCATCGACCCACTGGACGGCACCACCAACTTCCTGCGCGGCATCCCGCACTTCGCCGTAAGCATCGCCTGCAAATACCGTGGCCGCCTGGAACACGCCGTGGTCCTCGATCCGGTTCGCCAGGAAGAATTCACCGCCAGCCGCGGCCGCGGTGCCCAGCTGAACGGTCGTCGCCTGCGAGTCAGTGGTCGCACCAGCCTCGACGGCGCCCTGCTGGGCACCGGCTTCCCGTTCCGTGACGATCAGATGGACAACCTCGACAACTACCTGGGCATGTTCCGCGCCCTGGTGGGCCAGACCGCCGGCATTCGCCGCGCAGGCGCCGCCAGCCTGGACCTGGCTTACGTGGCCGCTGGTCGTTTCGATGCCTTCTGGGAGTCGGGCCTGTCCGAATGGGACATGGCTGCAGGCGCCCTACTGATTCAAGAAGCCGGCGGCCTGGTGAGCGACTTCACCGGCGGTCACGACTTCCTGGAAAAAGGCCATGTGGTTGCCGGCAACACCAAATGCTTCAAAGCGGTCCTGACCGCCATCCAGCCGCACCTGCCGGCCTCGCTGAAGCGCTAA
- the trmJ gene encoding tRNA (cytosine(32)/uridine(32)-2'-O)-methyltransferase TrmJ, with amino-acid sequence MLQNIRVVLVNTSHPGNIGGAARAMKNMGLSRLVLVEPRVFPSHEADARASGATDILESAQVVATLEEALAGCTLVFGTSARDRRIPWPLLDPRESGLKVVEEAGQGAQIALVFGREDSGLTNDELQRCHFHVHIPSDPAFSSLNLATAVQVLTYEVRMSWLAAQGQPTKIEKDEVASPRSEELATMDELERFYEHLQQTLVAIDFLDPEKPRHLMARLRRLYGRSSVSRAEMNILRGILTETQKAARGELQKRKDQ; translated from the coding sequence TTGCTGCAGAACATTCGTGTCGTCCTGGTCAATACCAGTCATCCCGGCAATATCGGCGGGGCTGCGCGTGCCATGAAGAACATGGGCCTGTCGCGGCTGGTGCTGGTGGAACCCCGGGTGTTTCCGTCCCATGAGGCCGATGCGCGGGCTTCCGGCGCCACCGACATCCTTGAGAGCGCTCAGGTGGTTGCCACCCTTGAGGAGGCCCTGGCCGGTTGCACGCTGGTATTCGGTACCAGTGCTCGTGATCGACGCATTCCCTGGCCGCTGCTGGATCCTCGTGAATCCGGCCTGAAAGTGGTGGAAGAGGCCGGGCAGGGCGCGCAGATCGCCCTGGTATTCGGCCGTGAAGATTCCGGCCTGACCAATGACGAGCTGCAGCGATGTCATTTCCACGTGCATATCCCGTCGGACCCGGCGTTCAGCTCGCTGAACCTGGCCACGGCGGTGCAGGTGCTGACCTATGAAGTGCGCATGTCCTGGTTGGCGGCCCAAGGCCAGCCGACCAAGATCGAGAAGGATGAAGTGGCTTCGCCGCGCAGTGAAGAGCTGGCGACCATGGATGAGCTGGAGCGGTTTTACGAGCATCTGCAGCAGACGCTGGTGGCCATCGACTTCCTCGATCCGGAAAAGCCGCGGCACTTGATGGCGCGCCTGCGTCGGTTGTACGGTCGCAGCTCGGTCAGCCGGGCGGAAATGAATATATTGCGTGGCATTCTCACGGAAACCCAGAAAGCGGCCCGTGGAGAGCTACAAAAGCGGAAGGATCAATGA
- the cysE gene encoding serine O-acetyltransferase, translating to MFERLREDIQSVFHRDPAARNAFEVLTCYPGMHAIWIHRLSAALWGMGWKWLARLVSNFGRWLTGIEIHPGAKVGRRFFIDHGMGIVIGETAEIGDDVTLYQGVTLGGTSWNKGKRHPTLEDGVVVGAGAKVLGPFTVGAGAKVGSNAVVTKAVPAGATVVGIPGRIIMKSSDEQEAKRKAMAEKLGFDAYGVSEDMPDPVARAIGQLLDHLQAVDARLEGVCGALKDLGSDYCAKDLPALREEDFAAVKGKSDSQIG from the coding sequence ATGTTCGAGCGTCTGCGTGAAGATATCCAAAGCGTGTTTCATCGTGACCCGGCGGCGCGCAATGCCTTCGAGGTGCTGACCTGCTACCCGGGGATGCACGCGATCTGGATTCACCGTTTGTCCGCAGCCCTGTGGGGTATGGGCTGGAAGTGGCTGGCGCGGCTGGTGTCGAACTTTGGTCGCTGGCTGACCGGGATCGAGATCCATCCGGGGGCGAAGGTGGGGCGTCGTTTCTTCATTGACCATGGCATGGGCATCGTCATTGGTGAAACCGCCGAGATCGGTGACGACGTCACGCTCTATCAGGGCGTAACCCTGGGCGGTACCAGCTGGAACAAAGGCAAGCGCCATCCGACCCTGGAGGATGGGGTGGTGGTGGGGGCGGGTGCCAAGGTGCTGGGGCCCTTTACCGTTGGTGCGGGGGCCAAGGTCGGTTCCAATGCCGTGGTGACCAAGGCGGTGCCAGCGGGCGCGACAGTGGTCGGCATTCCGGGGCGGATCATCATGAAGTCCAGTGACGAGCAGGAAGCCAAGCGCAAGGCGATGGCGGAAAAGCTCGGTTTCGACGCCTATGGTGTCAGCGAAGACATGCCTGATCCGGTGGCGCGGGCCATTGGTCAGTTGCTCGACCACCTGCAAGCGGTGGACGCTCGCCTTGAGGGTGTGTGCGGCGCTCTGAAGGATCTGGGCAGTGACTACTGCGCCAAGGATCTGCCGGCTCTGCGCGAGGAAGACTTCGCAGCAGTCAAGGGCAAGAGCGACAGCCAGATCGGCTGA
- the iscR gene encoding Fe-S cluster assembly transcriptional regulator IscR: MRLTTKGRYAVTAMLDLALHAQHGPVSLADISERQGISLSYLEQLFAKLRRSNLVSSVRGPGGGYQLSRDMQGIQVAQVIDAVNESVDATKCQGLGDCHAGDTCLTHHLWCDLSLQIHEFLSGISLADLVTRREVQEVAQRQDQRRCNGKAPRLDKIEASAVE, translated from the coding sequence ATGCGACTGACTACTAAAGGCCGATACGCGGTGACCGCCATGCTTGATCTGGCGTTGCACGCGCAACATGGCCCGGTCTCCCTGGCCGATATCTCTGAGCGCCAAGGCATTTCCCTGTCCTACCTCGAACAGCTTTTCGCCAAACTGCGCCGCAGTAACCTGGTGTCCAGCGTCCGTGGCCCGGGTGGCGGCTATCAGCTGTCCCGTGACATGCAGGGTATCCAGGTGGCCCAGGTGATTGATGCCGTGAACGAATCGGTCGATGCCACCAAATGCCAGGGGCTGGGTGATTGCCATGCCGGCGACACCTGTCTGACCCATCACCTGTGGTGCGACCTGAGCCTGCAGATCCACGAATTTCTGAGCGGTATCAGCTTGGCAGACCTTGTCACTCGCCGTGAGGTACAAGAAGTTGCCCAGCGTCAGGATCAGCGCCGTTGTAATGGCAAGGCGCCGCGCCTGGACAAGATTGAAGCGTCAGCCGTCGAATGA